One genomic window of Salmo salar chromosome ssa12, Ssal_v3.1, whole genome shotgun sequence includes the following:
- the tmcc2 gene encoding transmembrane and coiled-coil domains protein 2, producing MEHEALLDKSEVTTLCPPPSASHGGSDSNISLDGAGVGSEGSGVVDPQRTRLALEHLQQKILKITEQIRIEQEARDDNVAEYLKLAHNADKLQASRIKQVFEKKNQKSAQTIAHLHKKLDHYHKKLKEIEQNGPARQPKDVLRDMQQGLKDMGANVRAGFHGFGGGMVDGVKGGVEGVKGAVVSKPREFASLIRNKFGSADNISHLIEDGVGGHSEDVPAQRALSGSATLVSSPKYGSDDECSSASSGSAPGSHSGWAGGGGGMSGHGQAGLGSPRLEGHHHHHHHHIHSSWDTLLEGLQEIKASQAHMEDAIEDMKSQLQSDYSYMTQCLQEERYRYERLEEQLNDLTELHQNEMTNLKQELASIEEKVAYQSYERARDIQEAVESCLTRITKLELQQQQQQVVQLEGVENANARALLGKLINIILALMAVVLVFVSTLANFITPLMKTRARVAATIMLALFLFILWKHWDFLELWLLPS from the exons ATGGAGCATGAAGCTCTG CTGGATAAAAGCGAAGTGACAACATTGTGCCCGCCCCCCTCAGCCAGCCATGGTGGCTCTGACAGTAACATCAGCTTGGACGGGGCCGGGGTGGGGTCTGAAGGTTCAGGAGTCGTCGATCCTCAGCGAACGCGGCTCGCTCTGGAGCACCTGCAGCAGAAGATCCTGAAGATCACTGAGCAGATTCGCATAGAACAGGAGGCGCGAGATGACAACGTAGCTGAGTACCTGAAGCTGGCCCACAACGCAGACAAGCTGCAGGCCTCGCGCATCAAACAGGTGTTTGAGAAGAAGAACCAGAAGTCTGCACAGACCATCGCCCACCTGCACAAGAAGCTAGATCACTACCACAAGAAGCTGAAGGAGATAgagcag AATGGTCCAGCTCGTCAGCCTAAGGATGTGCTGCGGGACATGCAGCAGGGGCTGAAGGACATGGGGGCCAATGTACGAGCAGGGTTCCATGGCTTTGGCGGGGGTATGGTGGATGGGGTCAAAGGAGGGGTGGAAGGGGTCAAAGGAGCTGTGGTGTCTAAGCCACGGGAGTTCGCCAGCTTGATCCGCAACAAATTTGGCAGTGCAGACAACATTTCCCACCTCATAGAGGATGGGGTGGGAGGGCACTCGGAAGATGTGCCTGCACAAAGAGCCCTGAGTGGCAGTGCCACCCTGGTCTCCAGCCCCAAGTACGGCAGCGACGACGAGTGCTCCAGTGCCTCCTCTGGCTCAGCGCCAGGCAGTCACTCAGGTTGGGCCGGGGGAGGAGGTGGGATGTCGGGGCATGGGCAGGCTGGCCTGGGGAGCCCCAGACTGGAagggcaccaccaccaccaccaccaccacatccacAGCTCCTGGGACACTCTGCTGGAAGGCCTGCAGGAGATCAAGGCCAGCCAGGCCCACATGGAGGACGCCATCGAGGACATGAAGAGTCAGCTGCAGAGTGACTACTCCTACATGACCCAGTGCCTACAGGAGGAGAGATACAG GTACGAGCGACTGGAAGAGCAGCTGAATGACTTGACAGAGCTGCACCAGAATGAGATGACTAATCTGAAACAGGAGCTGGCCAGCATAGAGGAGAAAGTGGCCTACCAGTCCTATGAGAGAGCCAGAGACATTCAG GAAGCAGTGGAGTCGTGCCTGACTCGCATCACTAAGTTGgagctccagcagcagcagcagcaggtggtGCAGTTGGAGGGTGTGGAGAACGCCAACGCCCGCGCCTTACTGGGCAAACTCATCAACATCATCCTGGCACTCATGGCTGTAGTGCTGGTCTTTGTCTCCACCCTGGCCAACTTCATCACCCCACTCATGAAGACCCGAGCACGGGTGGCCGCAACAATCATGCTGGCCCTTTTCCTGTTCATCCTCTGGAAGCACTGGGACTTCCTGGAGCTGTGGCTACTGCCCAGCTGA
- the cdkn1a gene encoding cyclin-dependent kinase inhibitor 1 isoform X1 has protein sequence MQSRTRTTMASRKRILSSPEKSPARQNLFGPVDREQLQQEYQDTLRRDLEDTCRRWGFDFLSDKPLAGGDFQWEEVLGTKVPLFYLPCLLGQGDAQKIGGLAASTGRVRAGPWHRGKENIPCTPEKYGANLQNLEKPQDKNENKLKRKQTNLTDFYQAKKRVVGTSLKSGR, from the exons ATG CAATCTAGAACCAGAACAACCATGGCCAGTCGTAAGCGCATCCTGAGCTCTCCGGAGAAAAGTCCTGCCAGGCAGAACCTGTTTGGCCCAGTTGACCGTGAGCAGCTGCAGCAGGAGTACCAGGACACCCTGCGCAGAGACCTGGAGGACACCTGTCGCCGCTGGGGCTTCGACTTCCTGTCAGATAAGCCTCTGGCTGGGGGAGACTTCCAGTGGGAGGAGGTTCTGGGCACCAAGGTGCCTCTCTTCTACCTGCCCTGCCTGTTGGGTCAGGGGGATGCACAGAAGATTGGAGGGCTGGCAGCATCCACAGGGAGGGTCAGGGCGGGGCCATGGCACCGTGGAAAGGAAAACATCCCTTGCACCCCTGAGAAGTACGGAGCCAACCTCCAGAACCTGGAGAAACCGCAAGACAAGAATGAGAACAAACTGAAGAGGAAACAGACCAACCTCACAG ATTTCTACCAAGCCAAGAAGAGAGTGGTGGGTACGTCGCTTAAGTCAGGCCGGTGA
- the cdkn1a gene encoding cyclin-dependent kinase inhibitor 1 isoform X2 — protein sequence MASRKRILSSPEKSPARQNLFGPVDREQLQQEYQDTLRRDLEDTCRRWGFDFLSDKPLAGGDFQWEEVLGTKVPLFYLPCLLGQGDAQKIGGLAASTGRVRAGPWHRGKENIPCTPEKYGANLQNLEKPQDKNENKLKRKQTNLTDFYQAKKRVVGTSLKSGR from the exons ATGGCCAGTCGTAAGCGCATCCTGAGCTCTCCGGAGAAAAGTCCTGCCAGGCAGAACCTGTTTGGCCCAGTTGACCGTGAGCAGCTGCAGCAGGAGTACCAGGACACCCTGCGCAGAGACCTGGAGGACACCTGTCGCCGCTGGGGCTTCGACTTCCTGTCAGATAAGCCTCTGGCTGGGGGAGACTTCCAGTGGGAGGAGGTTCTGGGCACCAAGGTGCCTCTCTTCTACCTGCCCTGCCTGTTGGGTCAGGGGGATGCACAGAAGATTGGAGGGCTGGCAGCATCCACAGGGAGGGTCAGGGCGGGGCCATGGCACCGTGGAAAGGAAAACATCCCTTGCACCCCTGAGAAGTACGGAGCCAACCTCCAGAACCTGGAGAAACCGCAAGACAAGAATGAGAACAAACTGAAGAGGAAACAGACCAACCTCACAG ATTTCTACCAAGCCAAGAAGAGAGTGGTGGGTACGTCGCTTAAGTCAGGCCGGTGA